One Thermosipho japonicus DNA window includes the following coding sequences:
- a CDS encoding CoA-binding protein — MDLTNVKKIALVGATTNKEKFGNIILRDLTKKGFEIVPVTPRYEEIEGIKTVNSVKELSKDIDLIVFVVPPSVGIEVTKEAVSEGFKNLWYQPGAYSQEIDEYLKSVGIEAVHDICIMVETNRR; from the coding sequence GTGGATTTGACTAATGTAAAAAAGATAGCTCTTGTTGGAGCAACTACTAACAAAGAAAAATTTGGAAATATAATTTTGAGGGATTTAACAAAAAAGGGGTTTGAAATTGTTCCTGTTACTCCAAGGTATGAAGAAATAGAAGGAATAAAGACGGTAAACTCAGTTAAAGAACTTTCCAAGGATATTGATTTAATAGTTTTTGTTGTTCCTCCATCAGTTGGGATAGAAGTTACAAAAGAGGCAGTAAGTGAAGGATTTAAAAATCTATGGTATCAGCCAGGTGCTTATTCTCAAGAAATTGATGAGTATTTAAAAAGTGTTGGTATTGAAGCTGTGCATGATATATGTATTATGGTAGAAACAAATAGGAGGTGA
- a CDS encoding phospho-sugar mutase produces MNYMEEYKAWLESPYIDEETKKELLSIKDNEEEIKERFFKYLEFGTAGLRGKIGAGTNRMNKYIVAKATQGLAQFILENSDPKMGVVIAYDVRHFSKEFAKIASEVLAGNGINVYIFDDIRPTPMLSFAVRHLKATAGIVITASHNPPEYNGYKVYWKEGSQILDDVAIPVQENIKKIKDFGEIKYLDFDEGVKKGIIKVIGKEVDEVYYEKVLSLALNDDIDKNINIVYTPLNGTGNIHVRHVLKERGFNNVYVVKEQELPDPDFKTVGYPNPEDIKAFKLALELAREKDADIVLATDPDCDRLAVMVKHNGEYVALNGNQTGAVLINYLLSQRSKKGLLKEKSMIIKSIVTGNLGKNVAEKYGVLTFETLTGFKNICGLENKLEKEGYQFEFGYEESIGFVTGNFVRDKDGVISAMMLSEAAGYYKKQGKTLVDVLNDLYREYGYYLENNFSLIYEGIEGMEKIKRIMEYYRNNFPKKIGDLNLEKYIDYLDGNVYNVDGGKIGEVNKDHIPSSNVLRFFFEDGSWYAVRPSGTEPKLKVYIYSFATDREESERKLKLIEETFRNIVDNI; encoded by the coding sequence ATGAATTACATGGAAGAATACAAAGCGTGGCTTGAAAGCCCTTATATTGATGAGGAGACAAAAAAAGAACTTTTATCTATTAAAGATAATGAAGAAGAAATAAAAGAAAGATTCTTTAAATATCTTGAATTTGGTACAGCAGGTCTTCGTGGGAAGATAGGAGCAGGTACAAATAGAATGAATAAGTACATTGTTGCAAAAGCAACTCAAGGTCTTGCACAATTTATTCTCGAAAATAGCGATCCAAAAATGGGAGTAGTTATTGCATACGATGTTAGACACTTTTCTAAGGAATTTGCAAAGATTGCCAGTGAAGTGTTAGCCGGAAATGGAATTAATGTGTATATCTTCGATGATATAAGACCCACACCTATGCTTTCTTTTGCAGTAAGGCATTTAAAGGCTACTGCAGGTATTGTGATAACTGCAAGTCACAATCCACCAGAATATAATGGATACAAAGTTTATTGGAAAGAAGGTTCTCAAATTTTAGATGATGTTGCAATTCCTGTACAAGAAAACATCAAGAAAATAAAGGATTTTGGAGAAATTAAATATCTTGACTTTGATGAAGGTGTAAAAAAAGGAATCATTAAGGTAATTGGAAAAGAAGTTGATGAAGTATACTATGAAAAAGTCTTATCCCTTGCTTTAAATGATGATATTGATAAAAATATAAACATTGTATACACTCCTTTGAATGGAACGGGGAATATTCATGTTAGACATGTATTAAAGGAAAGAGGTTTTAATAATGTTTATGTAGTTAAAGAGCAAGAACTTCCAGATCCAGACTTTAAGACGGTTGGTTATCCAAATCCAGAGGATATAAAGGCGTTTAAACTTGCACTTGAACTTGCAAGAGAAAAAGATGCTGACATTGTTCTTGCAACCGATCCTGATTGTGATAGACTTGCCGTTATGGTAAAGCACAATGGTGAGTATGTTGCATTAAATGGCAATCAAACAGGTGCTGTTTTAATTAATTATTTGCTTTCTCAAAGGAGCAAGAAAGGATTACTAAAGGAAAAGAGTATGATTATAAAGTCTATAGTTACTGGAAATTTGGGTAAGAATGTTGCAGAAAAATATGGTGTTTTAACCTTTGAGACGTTAACTGGTTTTAAAAATATTTGTGGACTTGAAAACAAACTTGAAAAAGAAGGATACCAATTTGAATTTGGATATGAAGAAAGTATAGGATTTGTTACAGGAAATTTTGTTAGGGATAAAGATGGAGTTATCTCCGCTATGATGCTTTCAGAAGCTGCTGGTTATTACAAAAAACAAGGTAAAACTCTTGTAGACGTCTTAAATGATTTATATAGAGAATACGGTTATTATCTTGAAAACAACTTTTCTCTAATATATGAAGGGATAGAAGGTATGGAAAAGATAAAGAGGATCATGGAATATTATAGAAACAACTTCCCAAAAAAGATAGGAGATTTAAATTTAGAAAAGTATATTGACTATCTTGACGGAAATGTTTACAACGTAGATGGTGGAAAGATCGGAGAAGTAAATAAGGATCATATTCCATCATCCAATGTTTTAAGATTTTTCTTTGAAGATGGTAGCTGGTATGCAGTAAGGCCATCGGGAACCGAACCAAAATTAAAGGTGTATATTTATTCTTTTGCAACTGATAGAGAAGAATCAGAAAGAAAATTAAAACTAATAGAGGAAACGTTTAGAAATATTGTTGATAATATATAG
- a CDS encoding C4-dicarboxylate ABC transporter — translation MKKKVKFSEIIKYFSPAWYASVMGTGGLANVFYMLSSKMHFLKSFAISLFFLNIFLFFFLLIPWILRWILAFDKVIEDLKHPVMSNFFVTMPIGGLILGTNFFIIGKEFISMSIILGFGIFFWIFSVALSLIFGVFVTYNMMLSENIGPELTNYSWYITPVASVAVPLLGNILANFYLKTNIEFAKLINIIDISFYGIGMILFIILSSIILNRFINHSMPHAATTPTFWIILGPIGIGQVTLSGIADISKKLGLISSGATLKLLSIILWGFGLWAFLLTIIVTLNYIRRGGIPFSLSWWAFIFPLSAYTMSTLNVYMYTKIKLIYWYAIFLASILTLIWVSTFVRSLIGTLNGKLLIPHQKNSGKSSKN, via the coding sequence ATGAAGAAAAAGGTCAAGTTCAGCGAGATTATTAAATATTTTTCACCAGCATGGTATGCATCTGTTATGGGAACAGGTGGACTTGCAAATGTATTTTACATGTTAAGTTCCAAAATGCACTTTTTAAAATCATTCGCAATTAGTTTATTTTTTCTCAATATTTTTCTCTTTTTCTTTCTCTTGATTCCTTGGATTCTTAGATGGATTCTTGCTTTTGATAAAGTTATAGAAGATTTAAAACATCCAGTTATGTCCAATTTCTTTGTTACTATGCCAATAGGTGGTCTAATTCTTGGAACAAACTTTTTTATAATCGGAAAAGAATTCATTAGTATGTCAATAATTTTAGGATTTGGAATATTCTTTTGGATTTTTTCTGTTGCACTCTCACTAATTTTTGGAGTATTTGTGACCTACAATATGATGCTTTCAGAAAACATTGGCCCGGAACTTACAAATTATTCATGGTATATAACTCCAGTGGCAAGCGTTGCAGTTCCACTCTTAGGAAATATCTTAGCAAATTTTTATCTAAAAACAAACATAGAATTTGCAAAGCTGATAAATATAATAGATATTTCCTTTTATGGAATAGGAATGATACTCTTTATTATTTTAAGCAGTATAATACTAAATAGATTTATAAATCATTCCATGCCACATGCTGCAACTACACCTACTTTTTGGATTATCTTGGGACCTATTGGAATTGGTCAGGTTACCTTATCAGGAATAGCAGATATTTCCAAAAAATTAGGACTTATTTCATCAGGAGCCACACTTAAACTTTTATCAATAATACTATGGGGATTTGGATTGTGGGCATTCCTATTAACCATCATTGTAACGTTAAACTACATAAGAAGAGGTGGAATACCGTTTTCACTTTCCTGGTGGGCCTTTATCTTCCCACTTTCTGCATACACAATGTCAACTTTAAATGTTTACATGTACACGAAAATAAAACTGATATATTGGTACGCTATATTTCTGGCATCAATATTAACATTAATATGGGTTAGTACATTTGTCCGATCCTTAATAGGAACATTAAATGGAAAATTACTTATACCACATCAAAAAAACAGCGGTAAATCAAGTAAAAATTAA
- a CDS encoding SLC13 family permease: MSLKAILVLILVSIAYLYIIFGKKNKSVVVFSIALLISAFRLVDGMVTENFSHIVDLDTLGLLTGMMIIVAFLNKSGFFEFFSIKIIKIGGKKFYLTVTLLMIIVALTSAFLDNVVTILVMAPMIFLISDMLEMDPIPLIMLTILMDNIGGSATLIGSPLNLVIGSISGLSFNDFLIKMGPVAILAFIGVLFYFKRHVKVNEKMLKNIEKLFELDENKSITDKKMMVFSLIDFVIVIVLFILHSLLNVELAVIALLGGSFLIFKFANGYEDVGKEIDWDMLFFFAGLYMTSYALEEIGFTEKIASMFNPIINHHILVLFVFYIISILTVPILNNVPTALILAPVIRILVSRGVSPVLWWTFAVGANFATSLTPLGAVQNIVAVNFLEKNLGRKFGFFEYFRWKIVPVLITLFIGALYIMYLLLF; encoded by the coding sequence ATGAGCTTAAAAGCCATTTTAGTACTTATTTTAGTGTCGATAGCATATCTCTACATAATATTTGGTAAAAAAAATAAGTCTGTTGTAGTTTTTAGTATTGCATTGCTAATTTCTGCTTTTAGACTTGTTGATGGGATGGTTACAGAAAACTTCAGTCACATAGTGGACTTAGATACGTTAGGCCTTCTGACAGGAATGATGATAATAGTTGCTTTTCTCAACAAGTCAGGATTTTTTGAATTTTTTTCGATAAAGATTATAAAGATTGGTGGAAAGAAATTTTATTTAACAGTTACTTTGTTGATGATTATTGTTGCTCTAACTTCGGCATTTTTGGATAATGTGGTAACAATATTAGTTATGGCTCCAATGATATTCTTAATTTCGGACATGCTTGAAATGGATCCTATACCTTTGATAATGCTAACAATTCTTATGGATAACATTGGAGGTTCTGCAACATTAATCGGAAGTCCTTTGAATCTTGTTATAGGTTCTATAAGTGGTTTATCATTTAATGACTTTTTGATAAAAATGGGGCCGGTAGCGATTTTGGCTTTTATTGGAGTTTTGTTTTATTTTAAGAGGCATGTGAAAGTAAATGAAAAGATGTTGAAAAATATAGAAAAACTTTTTGAGCTTGATGAAAATAAAAGTATAACAGATAAAAAGATGATGGTGTTTTCTTTAATAGATTTTGTGATTGTAATAGTTTTATTTATTTTACACTCTCTTTTAAATGTAGAATTAGCTGTAATTGCTTTGCTTGGTGGTTCATTTTTGATCTTTAAATTTGCAAATGGATATGAAGATGTAGGCAAAGAAATTGATTGGGACATGCTGTTTTTCTTTGCAGGATTATATATGACATCATATGCGCTTGAAGAGATAGGATTTACAGAGAAAATAGCTTCAATGTTTAATCCTATTATTAACCATCATATATTAGTATTATTTGTTTTTTATATAATTTCAATTTTAACTGTCCCAATTCTTAACAATGTTCCAACTGCACTGATCCTTGCCCCTGTTATTAGAATATTAGTTTCAAGAGGAGTTTCACCAGTTTTGTGGTGGACTTTTGCCGTTGGTGCAAACTTTGCAACGAGTTTAACCCCCCTGGGTGCGGTTCAAAATATAGTGGCTGTGAATTTTTTGGAGAAAAATTTAGGAAGGAAATTTGGATTTTTTGAATACTTTAGGTGGAAAATAGTACCTGTATTAATAACATTATTCATAGGTGCTTTGTACATAATGTATCTATTGTTATTCTAA
- a CDS encoding SPW repeat domain-containing protein: MTWKGWTVLILSLWLIISAFIPGITGSSTGNLVNFLIVGIIMLVVSFPMFRGSRGIATTVLIFSVWLIISAFISGITGSKGGALTNYLIVGIVTLISSIFYRD; the protein is encoded by the coding sequence ATGACATGGAAGGGTTGGACAGTGTTAATTTTATCATTATGGTTAATTATTTCAGCATTTATTCCTGGAATAACTGGTTCATCAACGGGTAATCTTGTAAACTTTTTGATAGTTGGTATTATAATGCTTGTTGTTTCATTTCCAATGTTTAGAGGTTCAAGAGGTATAGCTACAACCGTTTTGATTTTTTCAGTATGGTTAATTATTTCGGCGTTTATTTCAGGGATAACTGGTTCAAAAGGTGGAGCTTTAACAAATTATCTTATAGTTGGTATAGTCACCTTAATTTCTTCAATTTTTTATAGAGACTAA
- a CDS encoding ArsR/SmtB family transcription factor: MNKTKKIIETHDYYENMAELFSIFSDPTRLKILHALLDGEKCVKKICEIVGIKQSTCSHQLKLLRQHKVVKTIRDGKFIRYKISDDKIKEIIQLGEKYSSKNDE; the protein is encoded by the coding sequence TTGAATAAAACAAAAAAAATTATAGAAACCCACGATTATTATGAAAATATGGCAGAACTTTTCTCTATTTTTTCAGATCCAACCAGGCTTAAAATATTACATGCATTGCTTGATGGGGAAAAGTGTGTAAAAAAGATTTGTGAAATTGTTGGTATAAAACAATCCACATGTTCGCATCAATTAAAACTATTAAGACAACACAAAGTTGTCAAAACCATAAGAGATGGAAAATTTATTCGTTACAAAATATCAGATGACAAAATTAAGGAAATTATACAACTCGGAGAAAAATATTCATCTAAAAACGATGAATGA
- a CDS encoding 4Fe-4S dicluster domain-containing protein — MSTPENAPVIGKDALERPVKDLSVIPWWGVKRTEIEWYPTIDHDKCAGCGLCFVTCGRRVFDFDKELSKPIVKYKYNCLVGCQTCSNICPTNAITFPDPSEMKKLVAKHNVVKKSFEIISPIIECKQNLPEEETQSDFNK; from the coding sequence ATGTCAACACCTGAAAATGCACCAGTAATTGGAAAAGATGCTCTTGAAAGGCCAGTGAAAGATTTATCAGTAATCCCATGGTGGGGAGTTAAAAGAACAGAAATTGAATGGTACCCAACTATCGATCATGACAAATGTGCTGGATGTGGCTTGTGTTTTGTTACATGCGGACGTAGAGTTTTTGATTTTGATAAAGAGTTATCAAAGCCAATTGTAAAGTACAAATACAACTGTTTGGTAGGTTGTCAAACATGTTCAAATATTTGCCCAACAAATGCTATAACATTTCCAGATCCTTCCGAAATGAAAAAACTTGTAGCCAAACACAATGTAGTAAAAAAATCATTTGAAATAATCTCCCCTATAATTGAATGCAAGCAGAATCTACCGGAAGAAGAAACACAATCAGATTTTAATAAATAA